The following are from one region of the Biomphalaria glabrata chromosome 12, xgBioGlab47.1, whole genome shotgun sequence genome:
- the LOC129921950 gene encoding uncharacterized protein LOC129921950, whose protein sequence is MGNEDYSMGNEDYSMGNEDCTVGNEDYTMGNEDCTVGNEDYTMGNEDCTVGNEDYTMGNEDCTVGNEDYSMGNEDCTVGNEDYTMGNEDCTVGNEDYTMGNEEYTMGNEDCTVGNEDYSMGNEDCTVGNEDYSMGNEDCTVGNEDYTMGNEDYTMYNKDYTMDNEDYTMDNEDYTMDNEDYTMDNEDYTMDNEEYTMDNEDYTMDNEDYTMDNEDYTMDNEDYTMDNEEYTMGNEDCTMDNEDYTMDNEDYTMGNEDYTMGN, encoded by the coding sequence ATGGGTAATGAAGACTACAGCATGGGTAATGAAGACTACAGCATGGGTAATGAAGACTGCACGGTGGGTAATGAAGACTACACCATGGGTAATGAAGACTGCACGGTGGGTAATGAAGACTACACCATGGGTAATGAAGACTGCACCGTAGGTAATGAAGACTACACCATGGGTAATGAAGACTGCACCGTGGGTAATGAAGACTACAGCATGGGTAATGAAGACTGCACGGTGGGTAATGAAGACTACACCATGGGTAATGAAGACTGCACGGTGGGTAATGAAGACTACACCATGGGTAATGAAGAATACACCATGGGTAATGAAGACTGCACCGTGGGTAATGAAGACTACAGCATGGGTAATGAAGACTGCACGGTGGGTAATGAAGACTACAGCATGGGTAATGAAGACTGCACGGTGGGTAATGAAGACTACACCATGGGTAATGAAGACTACACCATGTATAATAAAGACTACACCATGGATAATGAAGACTACACCATGGATAATGAAGACTACACTATGGATAATGAAGACTACACCATGGATAATGAAGACTACACCATGGATAATGAAGAATACACTATGGATAATGAAGACTACACCATGGATAATGAAGACTACACCATGGATAATGAAGACTACACCATGGATAATGAAGACTACACCATGGATAATGAAGAATACACCATGGGTAATGAAGACTGCACTATGGATAATGAAGACTACACCATGGATAATGAAGACTACACCATGGGTAATGAAGACTACACCATGGGTAATTAA